A genomic window from Lotus japonicus ecotype B-129 chromosome 1, LjGifu_v1.2 includes:
- the LOC130727599 gene encoding carotenoid cleavage dioxygenase 8 homolog B, chloroplastic — MAFIASSPIMNSISWPTMVVSDMSHIVKDGFSFRNNNKGMHKGQHHLQGLTVANVASPSVPVIAPQREEPSGTSDDGHSQHHHVAWTSIPRERWEGELAVQGQIPFWLKGTYIRNGPGMWHIGDYNFRHLFDGYATLVKLNFENGRLIAGHRQIESQAYEAAKKNQKICYREFSEVPKAESFLAYVGELASLFSGASLTDNANTGVVKLGDGRVVCLTETQKGSIVIDPDTLDTLRKFEYSDSLGGLIHSAHPIVTDNEFLTLLPDLVRPGYLVVRMEPGTNERKVIGRVDCRGGPSPGWVHSFPATDHYVIVPEMPLRYCAQNLLKAEPTPLYKFQWHPESKAFMHVMCKTSGKIVASVEVPLFITFHFINAYEEEDEDGRVTAVIADCCEHNSNTDILERLRLQNLRSFNGQDVLPDAKVGRFRIPLDGSPNGTLEPALDPNEHGKGMDMCSINPNYLGKKYRYAYACGANRPCNFPNTLTKLDLELKKAKTWYDEGAVPSEPFFVARPGATEEDDGVVISIISGKNGEGYALLLDGSTFEEIARAEFPHGIPYGLHGCWVPKK, encoded by the exons ATGGCTTTCATAGCATCATCACCTATCATGAACTCCATTTCGTGGCCAACTATGGTTGTTTCTGACATGTCTCATATTGTCAAGGACGGGTTTTCATTTCGAAACAACAATAAGGGCATGCATAAAGGCCAACACCATCTTCAAGGCTTGACCGTTGCAAATGTTGCAAGTCCATCAGTGCCCGTGATTGCTCCACAAAGGGAGGAGCCGTCAGGGACCTCCGATGACGGCCACAGTCAGCACCACCATGTTGCATGGACTAGTATACCCCGAGAGAGATGGGAAGGAGAGTTGGCTGTTCAAGGACAAATACCATTCTGGCTG AAAGGAACGTATATAAGGAATGGCCCGGGCATGTGGCACATAGGGGACTACAACTTCAGGCACCTCTTTGACGGCTACGCCACTCTGGTCAAGCTTAACTTCGAGAATGGCCGGTTAATCGCCGGCCACAGGCAAATCGAGTCTCAAGCCTACGAAGCCGCGAAGAAAAACCAGAAGATATGTTACCGTGAATTCTCTGAGGTGCCTAAAGCAGAAAGCTTCTTAGCCTACGTGGGGGAGCTCGCAAGCTTGTTCTCTGGCGCATCTCTCACTGATAACGCCAACACTGGCGTTGTCAAGCTCGGCGACGGGAGGGTGGTGTGTCTCACGGAGACCCAGAAAGGGTCCATTGTGATAGACCCTGACACACTGGACACGCTTAGGAAATTCGAGTACAGTGACTCTCTAGGGGGTCTAATTCACTCTGCACATCCCATTGTGACAGACAATGAGTTTTTAACGTTGCTTCCAGATCTTGTTAGACCAGG gTACCTAGTGGTGAGAATGGAGCCTGGTACTAATGAGAGGAAGGTGATCGGTCGGGTCGACTGTCGCGGCGGGCCATCACCCGGTTGGGTCCATTCTTTCCCTGCTACTGACCACTATGTTATTGTGCCTGAAATGCCTCTTAGATACTGTGCTCAGAATTTACTAAAGGCTGAGCCTACTCCACTGTACAAGTTCCAGTGGCACCCTGAATCCAAAGCTTTTATGCATGTCATGTGCAAGACTAGTGGAAAGATT GTGGCAAGTGTGGAAGTGCCTCTGTTCATCACTTTCCATTTCATAAATGCGTacgaagaggaagatgaagatgggaGGGTGACGGCAGTTATTGCTGACTGTTGTGAGCACAATTCAAATACTGACATTCTTGAAAGGCTTAGATTACAGAATCTTCGCTCATTCAATGGCCAAGATGTTCTGCCAGATGCTAA GGTTGGTCGGTTCAGAATACCTCTGGATGGGAGTCCAAATGGAACACTGGAACCAGCATTAGACCCAAATGAACATGGGAAAGGCATGGACATGTGCAGCATAAACCCTAACTATTTAGGGAAGAAATACAGATATGCCTATGCTTGTGGAGCAAACCGACCTTGTAACTTTCCCAACACCCTCACCAAG CTTGATTTAGAGTTGAAAAAGGCTAAGACCTGGTATGATGAAGGTGCTGTGCCATCTGAACCATTCTTTGTGGCTCGACCAGGAGCaacagaggaagatgatg GCGTGGTAATCTCTATAATCAGTGGGAAAAATGGAGAAGGATATGCTTTGTTGTTAGATGGCTCCACCTTTGAAGAGATTGCTAGAGCTGAGTTCCCTCATGGTATTCCATATGGATTGCATGGATGCTGGGTTCCAAAAAAGTAG